The Streptomyces sp. NBC_00102 genome segment GCTACGTTGACCACACCGGAATCTGTACACCAGGTCCAGTGCTCCAGAAGCCGGTGAGACGCCCGACCCCGCCTCGGAAGCATAGGATCGGACGCCCACCTGCGGTGGCCTGGTCGCTAGGACATGTGGTTCCAGATGCTGAGTCCGATTTGGATCAGCAGGATCCACCAGCGACCAGGGCCACCCCCTTTTTCTCCATCACGCTTCGCATGGTTGGCCATTCAAATTCCGATCTTTCGCACGGCCCCACACCCGGATGGGTGCATGGGGTGGGAAAGGCCGGACGCCAATGGCACCTGCGTCACGCGAGGCCGAGCTTACGCAGTGTCGCGCCAACTCCGCCTGGTGTTAACTGAATTCGCCCCACGCAGTTTCCTTCGCCCTTTGTGACCAGCTGCCAGGCTCGCGCGCCACGGGAGACAGGAGCGCGGCGTGATCGCCGAGGGCGTGCTGGTCGCGGCAGCAGTCGGGGACTCATCGCGCTCGCGACGAACAGCGTCGGCGGCCCGGGGCCGACCGCGCAGGAGCGCGCGCAGGCCGCCCTGACCGTCACGGAGGACGCGCGGGCCCGCGGGGAACTCGGCCCAAACACAGCGTCGTTGACTCATCGGCTGACGGGCATTCCGCCGGTTCGTATATCCGGGTCGGTCAGCCCGCACTCGTTCGCACGGGACCACCGGATCGTCTACGAAGCGCTCGTACGGATCAAAGCCCCGTGCTCGTTCCGCTCATACGTACGGCCTGTGTTCTTCTCGATCTTCCGGGTGACCGCGGAGTCCAGGTCCACGCCGTTCATCTGCGCCACGGCCGTCAGGTAGAGGAAGACGTCGGCCAGCTCCTCCGCAAGATCGGGCAGCCCTTTGCGCCAAGCAGTGAAGGCTTCGGCGGTCTCCGCGTTCAGGAGGCCGAACTCCAGGGCTACGTCGGTGGTGTTGAACCCCTTGAGTTCCTTGTTCTCCCAGGCGAGTTTCTGGGCGTCTCTGATCTGCAAGGCTCCTCCAGCGGTGGTACAGCAGATGCCCCAGAAGCGTAGCGGGAGCGCTGTGCCCGACGGGCTGGTTTCGTCGGCCCGTCACCCTGCCGAAGGGAGATCGCGAAGCGAGGTGTCGAGAGTGAGCACGCGGGTGTAGTCGGCGAGGGTGGAGAAGACCCGCTCGTAGCCCGTCACCAGTGCGGTGATCTCCTCCAGGCTTGTCGCCTCTCCATCGCGTGCCAGAAGTCGCTGGTGAATGACGGCGGGCGGGGCGGTCAGGTGGACGAGCACGCCGGAACGCCGGATCACGCTCTCGGCCAGATCGATTGCTTCGGACCAGTTGATCCGAGAGCGTCCGCGGTGAAGCGGGCCGTACACCAACTCGCTGATGAAGCACCGGTCGAAGAGGATCCTTCCGGTCCCGTCCAGGATGGTTCTGTAGCGGCTGGCCAGGTTGAGATGGTCGGGTGTCCTCGGAGAGTGGACCACGGTGAAGCCGTGACGCGTCGAGAGGCGCTTGCCGAGTGTGCTCTTGCCGACCCCGTCACAGCCCTCCAGGACGACGGTCTGGTAGCCGACGATCTCGTCGAGGTTCATGCGACCAGCCAGGACAGAGCAGCCTCGTCGCTGCTGAGGCGAGCGTCGACGGCGTACTGGATCATGAGATTCCGCCAGTTGGGCTCGCGGCCGTGAGCGTGCGTGAACGCCGGGTACGACTGAAAAGCAGCCACCCGTACGCCGCTGGCCAGCGCCGCGCCGATGAGCAGGGCGGCGCCGGGCGGTGTCTCGGGGCCGGAGACGTCGACCAGCAACCGCGCGGCTGCACGAACGGCAGCCAGGTCGGCCAAGGCTCCTGCGATCGGGTCAGGAGCCGTGAAGCGCTGGGGCTCCACCACAGTGTGACCGCCGCCCGCCAGGCTCTCGGCCAGGTGGCCCATGCGCCGGGACAGGTACGGCGACGGCTCGACGTATACGGCAGCACCGGGGATCACTGGGGACGCTGTCGGAAGGGGCACGCGACCCGGAAGGTCGAGCAGGGTGTCGATGGCCGTGTCGATGGCCGTGCTCGTCTGGGCCGCGTTGCGGGCCTGGAAGCCTTTGAACCGGGACTGGCCGGGGACCGACGGGAGCGGCGACGGTCCGAGTGTGGCCACGCGCACGATGCGGGTGGCCACGGCCTGGAGGATAGGGTCGGGAAATTCGAGGCGGGTGCCGGCCTCGGTCATCGAGTAGGTCTGGAAGTCGGTGGTGAGCACGACGACGGGAACGCCGGAGGCGATGGCGTACCCGATCTCCATGCAGACCCCGTCGTCGAGGCTCGGGCCGTGCAGGATGGCGATCATGGCGTCAAGGTGTCCGAGGCGGTCGCGGTCCAGCTCGAACAGGCGGCGTCCCTTGACCTCGGCGACGAGGTCCTCCTCGTCGGTGTCGCAGAACGGCAGGAAGACGCGATCGGGACCGACTTTTATGGCGAGGCGATCGGCGAGATCGGCAGCGAGGGCACGGTCGTGGGCGGCGAAAAGCCGGTGAGCTACGTAGAAGGGCACGGGTGGAGGTCCTCCAGTCGGTAGGTCAGCCGCGACGCGGCGCGGGGATCGGGAGGTAAGGGGCCGCGACGTACCTGGCTGCGGCTGCTGTCGCCTCCGCCAGAGCCTTGGTGGTGGTTGCGCCGCGCGAACGGTGGGCCAGATAGGTGCCGGCGAGGGTGTCTCCGGCACCGGAGACCTCGAAGGCAGTTTGCGGTGGCGGAACGGCGGAGGCTACCTGCCGCCCGAACGCGTGAACGACAGCGGCCCGGGGGCCGTCGGTGACGACCACTTCCGACAGCGTGCCGCAGTCGACCGCGCGGTCCAGGAGGCGGTACTCGGCGGCGTTGACGAACAGGGTGGTCGCCGACGGCAGCCAAGGTGAGGCGGCGCGGATCATCACCTCCGCACTGGGCAGGAAGAAGTCCACGCTGAACCGGGCTGAGATCTGCACGAGTTGGCCGAGTACGGCCTCAACGTTCAGCGGGCGACGGCAGCAGACGTGAAAAGTAGCGCGCGGGTGCGCACGCACGTGCTCCAGCGCGTGTTCGGTCAGAGCCGCTGCCACGCCGTAGTCCGTGTGCACCTGCACCAGTTCGCCCTGCAGGTCGTACTCAAGGTCGAAGGCCGTTGACATACCGTCGGCCGGACGCCATGCCGACCAGTCGAGCGCGTCGAGGCCGGGCGCCTCGGGTAGGTGGGCGAGATCGTTCCCGAGGACGCAGACGGGAGTCGCTCGGCGGCCGGCCTTCGTCGCCGCCAGCGACACGAACAGGGCCGCACCGCCGAGCCGGGCCCCGCCCCGGTGGTCGGGGTAGCGGGTCAGGTCCCGGCTAATGTTTCCGATCACGTCGAGCCGGTCCATGCGCTCTCCCCCATAGGTCAGACCTTCCAGGTCGGGTGCGCGCAGCCGACGATCTTCGTGCAGACCGGCCGCCGGCGACAGAGCCGCGGGGAGGGCCCGTTGAGATACAGGCGCTTGAAGTAGATCAGGACCAGGTGCACCCACCACGTCGGCTCCACGCCGTGCGGAATGGTGACCTGGTGCTCGTTCGCGGTGACCAGAGAGCGGAATTCGGCCGGGCGAGCGTGAACAACCGCTTCTAGTACGTACCGCATACGCTCGTGGGCGACGGCGCCCGACTGGAGCTTGATGCCCAGAGCAGGCGCCAGTTTGGCGACCATGCCGGAATCCACCGGGATGATGCCGCAGTGGTACCCGCGGGCGGTGAGCAGTGCGCACTGGGCGACTTTGAAGGACGCACCTCGCACCCGGGTGGCGAAGTCGAGGACCAGGGCGTCGAGATCCGCCGACTCGGCCGTCGGATCGATCCCCTCCTTCTCCCAGCACTGGAGGAGTTCGGCCAGAGAGCGCATGTAGTCGATCCGGGCCTGAGGCAGGCCGATGGAGCGCACCAGCGAGGCCAATTCGGCGTCCGTGCTCGCGACGAGGTCGTCGAAGCCGTGGGTCTCCGCAGACTTAATCACTCCGGCGTACGTGTCGACCATCCGGTAGGAGACCCGGGTGGACCAGCCGGCGGCGAGCATCCGTACACGCGGGTCACTGATCGTCGTCGGCCACCAGCGGTTCTCGTCGTGATTGGCCTCCACCTCGGCTCGCACGTCCGGCAGGCCGGCGGCACGGGCAACGAGTCGGTGGACGCGACGGATCTCGATTGCTTTCGGCTTCACGCGTTCGATCGTCATGGACCGACTCCAGCAGGAATTCGGGCGGCCAGCAGCGCCATGGCGAGATTCGACGAGAGCACGGGCTTCCCGAACCGGCGCTCCAGCTCGGCGATCACTGAGAGGGTGTGCCACCCCGTACACGACAGGACGATGGCTCCAGCCGCGTCGAGGGCAGCTTGAGGCAGCCGCTCCACCAGGGCCAGCACCTGATCGGGGGTGACGTCGGGGTACCCGTCGGTCAGGCCCATACTCGCGTGGGCCAGGACCTCCATGCCGGCCTCGGTGAACGCTTCGGCTTCGGCTTCGGTCACCGGGCGCGGGTAGGGCGTGGCAAGGACCATACGCGTCACGGCCGCCTCGGTCAGTGCCCGTAGGAGGGCGTCGAAGGCGGTGACCGTGCCGCTCGGCAGCGGCGGGCCGCCGGTGAAACCGGCCGACGTGCACGCCAACATCACCGTATCGAGCGGAACGTGCGACAAGGAGTCCAGCGCCCGGGCCGATGCCTCGCGCAGCCCGTGCCAGAAAGAGGCGTCGATCGCCGTCGCCCGGGACGCGGGCACGAGCCGCGCGTGGTGAAAGATCGTGTGGCGCAGGCCGAGGCGGGGCAGCTCGGTCTCCACGGCGACGTTGGCCCAGGGCAGCAGCAGACCCGCGCGGACGGTGCGGACCGCCACCGCGTCCAGGGCCTCCAGCGTCGCGAGCGTCCCGTCAGGAAGCAGATGCAACGCGTTCTCCGAAGATCATGCGCGGCGAGTGGCCGGTCACCACGAGGTCACCGGTGGTGCCGAGCGGCACCACCGTGCCTCGCTCGACGACCTGGATGGAGTACGAGCCCAGCCGCCGCCAGTACGTGCCCTCTGCACTGACGAAGTAGGAGTGGAGGCCGGGCACACGGAGGCCGGTCGGGTACACCCGCTGCTTCATCGGCTGATCCCAGGTGTGGTCGATGTCCGCCTTCCACGACGCGAAGTGCTCGGCGGAAGGCAACGGCTCCTGCTCACCGAGTGCGGCGAGCGGGGTACCGGGGAACGCCCTCGCCTGACGCACGTTCGTCCGGTGGCACAGCAGGCCGGCGTCGAAAATCCTGGCCAGACCGCGCAGGTTCGCCACGTGGGTGCCGTGGGTCTCCCCGGGAAGGCCATAGATCAGGTTCAGGCCCGGGAGGAGCATCGGCAGACCACCGGGTCCGCGAGCGGCACCCGCCGTGTTCACGTTCTCGACGGCGCGCACCAGGATTTCGGGGGTGCAGGTGAGGGTGTTGCGCTCGATGACGGCCGGGTCGAAGCTCTCGATGCCCATCGGTGCACAGTTACCTTCGGTGCAGAAGTCCGCCACCAGCTTGGCGATGCGCAAGCCGACGGGGGCAGCGACAGCCAGCGGGTCGGCATTGTCGATGTGGAGCACCTCCAGCTCGGGGCAGCGCTCACGGATGCCGCTGAGCAGGGCGCGGATCGCGTCCTCGTCCCGATGTCGGTAGGAGAAGAAGCAGGTCTGCTGGCCGAGTCGGAAGTTGCGGATGCCGGCGGCGTAGAGCTGAGCCGCCTCCTCCATGACGTCGTCGACCTCGCGAAAGGCCACGAGGGGAGACTTGGCCGGCTCGTTGCAGAAGTCGCAGAACTTACGACGGGTGCAGCCGCGGTACAGCTCCAGCTCGGCGATGGAACGCCAGGGCATTTGGTCGACGAGGCCGACGAACGAATCACGTTCGCGTCGCATCTGCTCGTAGTCGGCAGGACGCCGACTGCCGAGCAGCAGGTCACCGGACGTCACGGTGTGGGTGTGGACGGCGTCGAACAAACCGGCGTACTGCGCGGGCGAGTCCACGGCGTAGGTGGACAGCGGGCCGAGCAGGTACCGGCGGCCCCGCGCACAGGCGAGCGCGCGGGCGACCTCCTCGAACGATCCGTTCACCGCGTGGAGATGGACGGACGGAACCGCGTCTCCGGCGATGACGAGCACGATCTCGGCGTCGCGCAGGAGCTGAACAGCGTTGTCTCGGTTGACGGTGGTGGAGTAGGTGAGCCGGTCGCTCAGGGGTGGTTCGACAGTGGGCTCGCCTCCGGCCAGGCACCAGCGCACGTCGTCGATGGTCACGTAACGGACGTCGGCGTCCGGCCTGGCCCTCCGCAGTGCCGACCAAGCGTTACGAACGTAGGTCGACAAGTAGGGCGGTACGCCGAGACCGCTCGGCTCGACGGTGAAGCAGTCCAAGATCACTACAGGCTGCATGGTTCTCCCTCCAGTGCCGAGGGCTCGGTGGCTCTCCAGCGGCTTCGTCGCCGGGAAGGCCCGTGGGCCCGACAGCCCCTTCAGTGTCAGTGTTGGCACGGCTCGGGAGGAGGGAGTGACGGGGTTGTTCGGTTGTACGGAGGTTGCACTTCCATGGCTCTGTGTCCGAAGAATGGGACGCAGAGTGATCCACAAGGCATCATCAGCACATGAGCAGTTCGAAGAAGAGCGGCGAGGCCAACGCCGCGCTCGCGGCAGTGCTGGAGGAGGCCGGCTGCTCGCACGCCGCCTTGGCGCGCAAGGTCAACGAACTGGGTGCGCTCCAGGGTGAGGTATCCCGTTATGACAAGGCATCGGTGTCCCGATGGCTACAACAAGGGATGATCCCGCGAGGCCGCGCCCCCGAGTTCATCGCCGCAGCCCTGTCCGGGTTCTTAGGCCGCCTCGTCTCACCTGTGGACGTCGGCTTCGCCGAGCAGTCCCAGCGTCCCGTGGTCGCACGGGCCTTGACGTACCGTGAAGACGTGGGTGAAACACTTCATACGCTCGCGGAACTCGGGTCGACGGACATCTCGCGGCGCAGCCTCCTCGGCACTGTGCCGTACGTCGCGGCTGCCCTCGTCGATCCTCAACGGCATTGGATGCTGTGGCTCTTGGAGGACGAGCAGGCACCTCGTCTCGCCGTGGTCGCTGACAGCGGCCCCGTCGAGCAGGTCCAGGCGATGATCCAGATGTTCGACGAGATGGACAACCGGTTCGGCGGTGGTGGGGTTCGAGCAAGCATCGTGCACTACCTCAGTACCGAACTCTCCCCCATGCTCCAGCAGCGCAACATGCCCTCAAACCAACGTCGGCTTCTCTACACCTCGGCCGCGAAGTTGGCGGCGATGGCCGGCTGGTGCTCGTACGACTCCGCCGACTACGGACTCGCGGAGCGCTACATGATTCAGGCGCTGAGGCTGTGTGCCGAGGGCGGCGACCGCGTGCTCGGCGGGCAGATCCTGGCCGGCATGTCGCACCTCGCCACAAGCCTCGGCAACCCCGCCGAAGGAGTCGCTCTTGCGAGAACAGGCATCGCGACGGCCAAGTCCGCGGGCAGCCCGCTCGGGCTGATGCGCCTGCACGCCATGGCTGCCCGCGGATACGCCGTCCTGGGCGATTCTCAGCGGGCCACGTCGTCACTCCTGGCAGCCAGCAAGGGGCTGGAGACCAGCCGGGGGCCCGAGGAAGAATCGCCGTGGGTCCGCTTCCTGGATCACCACTATCTTGAAGCCGAGGCGGCGCTGGTCCACCGTGACCTCGGTGAAGCAGGGCAGGCCGAGCGCCTCGCCCTGGCGTCCGTCGTGGCGAACAACGATCGGCGACGTCGGCAGGCCATCAGCCGCTCGGTGCTCGCGACCGCATTCCTCCAGCAGAACAGGTTGGACGAGGCAGTCAGAACCGCGAGTAATGCCGTCGATCTACTCGCCGGCGTCCACAGCGAGCGGTCTGTCCAGGCGCTACGCGACTTCCGCGCGCGGCTCGCCCCTCATCGAGGTGAAGCCGTCGTCCGTGACTTCGAGCGGAAAGCGAGGCCGATACTCGGCACAGCGGCCTGACGACTCCCGTCAGTAACCATCCGGCGTCGGTGCGTTCTGGCCCTTGTCGACAGGCAGGTTGATCCCAGTCACTGCTCGGGACTGGTCAGAGAGCAAGAACGCGATCACATCTGCCACTTCTTCTGGCTGTACCAGCTCGCCCCCGGGAAACTCCGCGCTGAACCGCTCGAAGGCCAGCGGGTCTTCGCAGCGCATCCGGTCCCACCGCTTGCCCGGGATGAGCATCGATCCCGGCGAGACCGCGTTCACGCGGATGCCGTCGGGAGCCAGCTCTCTGGCCAGGGACGCCACCATGTGGATCTGGGCCGCCTTCGCCGAACCGTACTGAGCCTGCGGTCCAGGCTTCCATCCGGAGACCGAGGCCACTACGACGATCGATCCGCCTCCCGCCTCTCGAAGGTGCGGACTACTTGTCGAGACCAGCCGGGCGACGTAGCCGACGTTCATCCTCCAGGTAGCCGCCCAGTCCTCGGCGGACGCCTCGGCGATCCCCCGCCCCTGCGCCCCTCCCGCACATGCGACAACACCGTCCATTCCACCCAGCGTTGAGACTGCGTCCTCCACGAACCGGTCCAGCAGCGCCGGCACGGACACGTCCAGGGCCCGGACGAACAGATCAGCCGGGGCGTCCAGCGAGCTGCGGAGCGTCTCCAAGTGCTCAGGCCTGCGGGCGCACGTGGCGACCTTCGCGCCTTCGGACAGGAGCAGGCGCACCACGTGCTCGCCCAACCCTCTGGAGCCCCCCGTCACCACGAAACGACGACCAGCGAACCGTCCCGCCGATGCGCGCCGCTCGCGGCCATGCCATGTGTTCGTCATACCTGCACTCCCTATACAACCGTGCCAACCTGCGTGGTCGAAGACATCCTGCATGCACCCTTCTGACCAGGGCATCGCAGCGGTTCCCTTATGGACGTACCCAGCTCTGACACGGACGGGACGGCGGCACTCAACCGACGTCGACCCAAAGGGCCCGGGACCGAAACGACTCCG includes the following:
- a CDS encoding MazG nucleotide pyrophosphohydrolase domain-containing protein, whose product is MQIRDAQKLAWENKELKGFNTTDVALEFGLLNAETAEAFTAWRKGLPDLAEELADVFLYLTAVAQMNGVDLDSAVTRKIEKNTGRTYERNEHGALIRTSAS
- a CDS encoding nucleoside 2-deoxyribosyltransferase, translating into MPFYVAHRLFAAHDRALAADLADRLAIKVGPDRVFLPFCDTDEEDLVAEVKGRRLFELDRDRLGHLDAMIAILHGPSLDDGVCMEIGYAIASGVPVVVLTTDFQTYSMTEAGTRLEFPDPILQAVATRIVRVATLGPSPLPSVPGQSRFKGFQARNAAQTSTAIDTAIDTLLDLPGRVPLPTASPVIPGAAVYVEPSPYLSRRMGHLAESLAGGGHTVVEPQRFTAPDPIAGALADLAAVRAAARLLVDVSGPETPPGAALLIGAALASGVRVAAFQSYPAFTHAHGREPNWRNLMIQYAVDARLSSDEAALSWLVA
- a CDS encoding PfkB family carbohydrate kinase, encoding MDRLDVIGNISRDLTRYPDHRGGARLGGAALFVSLAATKAGRRATPVCVLGNDLAHLPEAPGLDALDWSAWRPADGMSTAFDLEYDLQGELVQVHTDYGVAAALTEHALEHVRAHPRATFHVCCRRPLNVEAVLGQLVQISARFSVDFFLPSAEVMIRAASPWLPSATTLFVNAAEYRLLDRAVDCGTLSEVVVTDGPRAAVVHAFGRQVASAVPPPQTAFEVSGAGDTLAGTYLAHRSRGATTTKALAEATAAAARYVAAPYLPIPAPRRG
- a CDS encoding radical SAM protein; this translates as MQPVVILDCFTVEPSGLGVPPYLSTYVRNAWSALRRARPDADVRYVTIDDVRWCLAGGEPTVEPPLSDRLTYSTTVNRDNAVQLLRDAEIVLVIAGDAVPSVHLHAVNGSFEEVARALACARGRRYLLGPLSTYAVDSPAQYAGLFDAVHTHTVTSGDLLLGSRRPADYEQMRRERDSFVGLVDQMPWRSIAELELYRGCTRRKFCDFCNEPAKSPLVAFREVDDVMEEAAQLYAAGIRNFRLGQQTCFFSYRHRDEDAIRALLSGIRERCPELEVLHIDNADPLAVAAPVGLRIAKLVADFCTEGNCAPMGIESFDPAVIERNTLTCTPEILVRAVENVNTAGAARGPGGLPMLLPGLNLIYGLPGETHGTHVANLRGLARIFDAGLLCHRTNVRQARAFPGTPLAALGEQEPLPSAEHFASWKADIDHTWDQPMKQRVYPTGLRVPGLHSYFVSAEGTYWRRLGSYSIQVVERGTVVPLGTTGDLVVTGHSPRMIFGERVASAS
- a CDS encoding SDR family NAD(P)-dependent oxidoreductase, with amino-acid sequence MTNTWHGRERRASAGRFAGRRFVVTGGSRGLGEHVVRLLLSEGAKVATCARRPEHLETLRSSLDAPADLFVRALDVSVPALLDRFVEDAVSTLGGMDGVVACAGGAQGRGIAEASAEDWAATWRMNVGYVARLVSTSSPHLREAGGGSIVVVASVSGWKPGPQAQYGSAKAAQIHMVASLARELAPDGIRVNAVSPGSMLIPGKRWDRMRCEDPLAFERFSAEFPGGELVQPEEVADVIAFLLSDQSRAVTGINLPVDKGQNAPTPDGY